A genome region from Solirubrobacter pauli includes the following:
- a CDS encoding alpha/beta fold hydrolase, whose amino-acid sequence MDGPEIAVAVTGEGPAVLLLHGFPDRADLWRHQIEDLRSDFTVIAPDLRGFGDSEKPRDVDAYRMRRSVQDMLGLLDALGFERAHVVGHDWGAGLAWSLTHAAPDRVERLVVLSVGHPGVPRTLAQREKSWYTTYFQFDEAEALLRRDDWALLRQWVQTHPEPERVIADLTRPGALTAGLHWYRANHHPRLELRERTFPRVTTPVLGVWSSGDAYLLEEQMTGSEAFVDDWRYARIEGAGHWMQLDAPIEVTALIRSHLC is encoded by the coding sequence GTGGACGGTCCGGAAATCGCCGTTGCGGTGACCGGCGAGGGGCCGGCGGTCCTGCTGCTCCACGGCTTCCCCGACCGCGCGGACCTGTGGCGCCACCAGATCGAGGACCTGCGGTCCGACTTCACGGTCATCGCCCCGGACCTGCGCGGCTTCGGAGACTCGGAGAAGCCCCGCGACGTGGACGCCTACCGGATGCGCCGAAGCGTGCAGGACATGCTCGGGCTCCTCGACGCGCTCGGCTTCGAGCGGGCGCACGTGGTCGGCCACGACTGGGGAGCGGGCCTCGCCTGGTCGCTCACGCACGCGGCGCCCGACCGGGTGGAGCGGCTCGTCGTGCTGTCGGTCGGCCATCCCGGCGTCCCGCGCACGCTCGCCCAGCGCGAGAAGTCCTGGTACACGACGTACTTCCAGTTCGACGAGGCCGAGGCGTTGCTGCGCCGCGACGATTGGGCGCTGCTGCGCCAGTGGGTGCAGACGCATCCCGAGCCCGAGCGCGTGATCGCCGACCTCACGCGACCAGGCGCGCTGACCGCCGGCCTCCACTGGTACCGGGCGAACCACCACCCCAGGCTCGAGCTGCGCGAGCGCACGTTCCCGCGCGTGACGACGCCGGTCCTCGGCGTCTGGAGCAGCGGCGACGCCTACCTGCTCGAGGAGCAGATGACCGGCTCTGAGGCGTTCGTGGACGATTGGCGCTACGCGCGGATCGAAGGCGCGGGGCACTGGATGCAACTCGACGCCCCGATCGAGGTCACCGCACTGATAAGAAGCCATCTGTGCTGA
- a CDS encoding amidohydrolase family protein gives MLDIDAILRPWWDSIQTAHGPLELYDAHTHIGQNDPDGFRQTPEELVDVMTRADARAVTFPMHEPGGYREANDVAIAAAAASDRLEAFCRLDPRDHPAEEARRCLDAGAVGIKLHPRAEQFGMDEPGVREIIAIAHERKVPVLIHAGRGIPALGQTTVALSSEFPGARLILAHGAISDLAWLWHVLPEHPNVFIDTSWWNPADLIALFALVDPSHIVWASDSPYGLPVTAAFTHARCALQAGVSDEALRSIMGGQMARLVAGEDPAWVGSAPGAVEPALHPLLDRIATHLITAMGRAFGQTDPDESIALARLSCAVGEDAPHADVAGATLELLDLYREHLAPPPPGRPFPVGFRFLMAALTVARTPTVPLPDAFHVPPPTRDEAEA, from the coding sequence ATGCTGGACATCGACGCGATCCTGCGCCCCTGGTGGGACAGCATCCAGACGGCGCACGGCCCGCTGGAGCTCTACGACGCCCACACCCACATCGGGCAGAACGACCCGGACGGCTTCAGGCAGACGCCGGAAGAGCTCGTCGACGTGATGACGCGCGCCGACGCGCGCGCCGTGACGTTCCCGATGCACGAGCCCGGCGGCTACCGCGAGGCGAACGACGTCGCGATCGCCGCGGCGGCGGCGTCCGACCGGCTCGAGGCGTTCTGCCGGCTCGACCCACGTGACCACCCGGCGGAAGAGGCGCGTCGCTGCCTCGATGCGGGCGCGGTCGGCATCAAGCTGCACCCGCGCGCGGAGCAGTTCGGGATGGACGAGCCGGGCGTGCGCGAGATCATCGCGATCGCCCACGAGCGCAAGGTGCCGGTGCTCATCCACGCCGGCCGCGGCATCCCGGCGCTCGGCCAGACCACGGTCGCGCTCTCGAGCGAGTTCCCGGGCGCGCGGCTGATCCTCGCGCACGGCGCGATCTCCGACCTCGCCTGGCTCTGGCACGTGCTGCCCGAGCACCCGAACGTGTTCATCGACACGTCGTGGTGGAACCCGGCCGACCTGATCGCGCTGTTCGCGCTCGTGGACCCGTCGCACATCGTCTGGGCGAGCGACTCGCCGTACGGGCTGCCGGTGACCGCCGCGTTCACCCATGCGCGCTGCGCGCTCCAGGCGGGCGTGAGCGACGAGGCGCTGCGCTCGATCATGGGCGGCCAGATGGCGCGGCTCGTGGCCGGGGAGGACCCGGCGTGGGTCGGCAGCGCGCCCGGCGCCGTCGAGCCGGCGCTGCACCCGCTGCTGGACCGGATCGCCACGCACCTGATCACGGCGATGGGCCGCGCGTTCGGCCAGACCGACCCGGACGAGTCGATCGCGCTCGCGCGGCTCTCCTGCGCGGTCGGCGAGGACGCGCCGCACGCCGACGTCGCCGGCGCGACGCTCGAGCTGCTCGACCTCTACCGCGAGCACCTCGCGCCCCCGCCGCCCGGGCGCCCGTTCCCGGTCGGCTTCCGGTTCCTGATGGCCGCGCTGACCGTGGCGCGCACGCCGACCGTCCCGCTGCCGGACGCGTTCCACGTCCCGCCGCCCACGCGCGACGAGGCGGAGGCCTAG
- a CDS encoding 2-oxoacid:ferredoxin oxidoreductase subunit beta produces MAAPELTKADFQSDQETRWCPGCGDYAVLAAVQAFFPELGIPPERIMFVSGIGCAGRFAYYMDTYGMHGIHGRGPALATGLAAARDDLSIWVVTGDGDALSIGGNHLIHALRRNVPVKILLFNNQIYGLTKGQASPTSERGKVTKSTPFGSIDAPFNPLSLALGAEATFVARTIDTDKQHLPAVLRAAAAHDGAAFVEIYQNCPVFNDGAFDALRDKRRGAINRIYLEHGAPIRGVVRAADGTLRLGDDGEPVVHDAHREDPSFAFALSRLSSTPDGPTPIGVFRDVQRAVSGRDLFAELQAARAGATDASLDALMRSGDTWTVS; encoded by the coding sequence ATGGCAGCGCCTGAGCTGACGAAGGCCGATTTCCAGTCCGACCAGGAGACGCGCTGGTGCCCGGGCTGCGGCGACTACGCGGTGCTCGCCGCCGTGCAGGCCTTCTTCCCGGAGCTCGGCATCCCGCCCGAGCGGATCATGTTCGTGTCCGGCATCGGCTGCGCAGGGCGCTTCGCCTACTACATGGACACGTACGGGATGCACGGCATCCACGGCCGCGGACCGGCGCTCGCGACCGGCCTGGCGGCCGCCCGCGACGACCTGTCGATCTGGGTCGTGACCGGCGACGGCGACGCGCTGAGCATCGGCGGCAACCACCTCATCCACGCGCTGCGCCGCAACGTGCCCGTGAAGATCCTGCTCTTCAACAACCAGATCTACGGGCTCACGAAGGGCCAGGCGTCACCGACCAGCGAGCGCGGCAAGGTGACCAAGTCGACGCCGTTCGGGTCGATCGACGCGCCCTTCAACCCGCTCTCGCTGGCGCTCGGCGCCGAGGCGACGTTCGTGGCCCGCACGATCGACACCGACAAGCAGCACCTACCCGCCGTCCTGCGCGCGGCCGCCGCGCACGACGGCGCCGCCTTCGTCGAGATCTACCAGAACTGCCCCGTGTTCAACGACGGCGCGTTCGACGCGCTCCGCGACAAGCGGCGCGGCGCGATCAACCGCATCTACCTCGAGCACGGCGCGCCGATCCGCGGCGTCGTGCGCGCGGCGGACGGCACGCTGCGACTGGGCGACGACGGCGAGCCGGTGGTCCACGACGCGCACCGGGAGGACCCGTCGTTCGCGTTCGCGCTCTCGCGTCTGTCGTCGACGCCGGACGGCCCGACGCCGATCGGCGTCTTCCGCGACGTCCAGCGAGCCGTGAGCGGTCGCGACCTGTTCGCCGAGCTGCAGGCGGCGCGCGCGGGCGCGACCGATGCTTCACTGGACGCCTTGATGCGATCCGGTGACACGTGGACAGTCAGCTAG
- a CDS encoding GNAT family N-acetyltransferase, producing MAIKAVKGRRTNIEPTRNPTARKVRLTAVWTIDHEPLDSPESEALLRAYFLDIIERYHRRPIAPQEVDDAMDEDRTEGLAAWLLARWDGTPAGCAGLRAHGALTRMYIVPEYRRRGGARLIVRAVEDAARRLGMETLQIDTRDDLVEAQALYLSEGYLEVDPFSDEEFAERFYEKRLTEN from the coding sequence ATGGCGATCAAGGCGGTGAAGGGTCGTCGCACGAACATCGAACCTACCCGCAACCCGACAGCACGTAAAGTGCGGCTAACCGCCGTGTGGACCATCGACCACGAGCCTTTGGACAGCCCGGAATCCGAAGCGTTGCTCCGGGCCTACTTCCTCGACATCATCGAGCGCTACCACCGGCGTCCGATCGCCCCGCAGGAGGTCGACGACGCCATGGACGAGGACCGCACCGAGGGGCTCGCGGCGTGGTTGCTCGCCCGCTGGGACGGCACGCCCGCGGGCTGCGCCGGCCTGCGTGCGCACGGCGCGCTCACCCGCATGTACATCGTCCCGGAGTACCGGCGGCGGGGCGGTGCGCGGCTGATCGTCCGCGCGGTCGAGGACGCGGCCCGGCGACTCGGCATGGAGACGCTGCAGATCGACACCCGCGACGACCTCGTCGAAGCCCAGGCCCTCTACCTGTCCGAGGGCTACCTCGAGGTCGACCCCTTCAGCGACGAGGAGTTCGCCGAGCGCTTTTACGAGAAGCGCTTGACAGAAAACTGA
- a CDS encoding UBP-type zinc finger domain-containing protein: MSTRCTHTDAIEITELPDEVAGCEDCLKTGDVWLHLRICLTCGHVGCCDDSPNQHASAHARAHDEHPIIRSLEPGEAWCWCFKDEVGMLIPQITGQTRIPPSPMLSR; encoded by the coding sequence ATGAGCACGCGCTGCACCCACACCGACGCGATCGAGATCACCGAGCTGCCGGACGAGGTGGCCGGCTGCGAGGACTGCCTGAAGACCGGTGACGTCTGGCTGCACCTGCGCATCTGCCTGACGTGCGGGCACGTCGGCTGCTGCGACGACTCACCGAACCAGCACGCGAGCGCGCACGCGCGCGCTCACGACGAGCACCCGATCATCCGCTCGCTCGAGCCGGGTGAGGCGTGGTGCTGGTGCTTCAAGGACGAGGTCGGGATGCTGATCCCGCAGATCACCGGGCAGACGCGGATTCCGCCCTCGCCGATGCTGTCGCGCTGA
- a CDS encoding 2-oxoacid:acceptor oxidoreductase subunit alpha produces the protein MAGDSGDGMQLAGSRFTDATAVFGNDLATLPDFPAEIRAPAGTVAGVSAFQIHFASRDILTPGDAPDVLVAMNPAALKANVALLRRGATILVNEDAFSVRAIQKAGYQQSPLEDGTLDGFTVKRVPMSSLTTRAVEGLDGVSSRDAQKAKNLFALGVLSWLYDRPTDVTERWIRGRFKGPVGAANLAAFRAGWSFGETSELIDVQVKVDPNTDVAPGTYRNVNGTEATALGLIAASVKSGLPLVFGAYPITPASDLLHALARRHDMGVRTIQAEDEIAAASMAVGAAFGGALGVTCTSGPGLDLKTETIGLAVMLELPLVVIDVQRAGPSTGMPTKTEQSDLLQALYGRHGESPLPVLAASSPGQCFEAVYEAARIAITYRTPVILLSDLFVANSSEPWRIPDAASLPPIDPRLRTTTSGPFLPYTRDDNLARPWAVPGTPGLAHRIGGLEKADRTGAISYDGKNHARMTKLRGDKVDGIEVPDLEIHGEADADLLVLGWGSSYGTIRAGARRVREGGGRVATAHLRHLRPMPANTGALLRTFERVLVPEMNSGQLAHELRARYLVNVESYGKVEGQPLLPSELEQEIWQRLS, from the coding sequence ATGGCCGGGGACTCCGGAGACGGGATGCAGCTGGCGGGCAGCCGGTTCACCGATGCGACCGCGGTCTTCGGCAACGACCTCGCCACGCTGCCGGACTTCCCCGCGGAGATCCGCGCGCCGGCCGGGACGGTGGCGGGCGTGTCCGCGTTCCAGATCCACTTCGCGTCGCGCGACATCCTCACGCCCGGTGACGCGCCGGACGTGCTGGTGGCGATGAACCCCGCGGCGCTGAAGGCCAACGTGGCGCTGCTGCGGCGGGGCGCGACGATCCTCGTCAACGAGGACGCGTTCAGCGTGCGCGCGATCCAGAAGGCGGGCTACCAGCAGTCGCCGCTCGAGGACGGCACGCTCGATGGGTTCACGGTCAAGCGCGTGCCGATGAGCTCGCTGACGACCCGTGCGGTCGAAGGGCTGGACGGCGTCTCCAGCCGGGACGCGCAGAAGGCCAAGAACCTGTTCGCGCTCGGCGTGCTGAGCTGGCTCTACGACCGGCCGACGGACGTCACCGAGCGCTGGATCCGCGGCAGGTTCAAGGGGCCGGTGGGCGCCGCGAACCTGGCGGCCTTCCGGGCCGGCTGGAGCTTCGGGGAGACGTCGGAGCTGATCGACGTGCAGGTCAAGGTCGACCCGAACACCGATGTCGCGCCCGGCACGTACCGCAACGTCAACGGCACCGAGGCGACCGCGCTGGGGCTGATCGCGGCGTCGGTGAAGTCGGGGCTGCCGCTCGTGTTCGGCGCGTACCCGATCACGCCCGCGTCGGACCTGCTGCACGCGCTCGCGCGCCGGCACGACATGGGCGTGCGGACGATCCAGGCCGAGGACGAGATCGCGGCGGCGTCGATGGCGGTCGGCGCGGCGTTCGGCGGCGCGCTCGGCGTCACCTGCACGAGCGGGCCGGGGCTGGACCTCAAGACGGAGACGATCGGCCTGGCCGTGATGCTCGAGCTGCCGCTCGTGGTGATCGACGTCCAGCGCGCGGGCCCCTCGACCGGCATGCCGACCAAGACCGAGCAGTCCGACCTGCTGCAGGCGCTCTACGGGCGCCACGGCGAGTCGCCGCTGCCGGTGCTCGCGGCCTCGTCGCCCGGGCAGTGCTTCGAGGCGGTGTACGAGGCGGCGCGGATCGCGATCACCTACCGCACGCCGGTGATCCTGCTGAGCGACCTGTTCGTGGCCAACTCGAGCGAGCCGTGGCGGATCCCCGACGCGGCGTCGCTCCCGCCGATCGACCCGCGCCTGCGCACCACCACCAGCGGGCCGTTCCTCCCGTACACGCGCGACGACAACCTCGCCCGGCCGTGGGCGGTTCCCGGCACGCCCGGGCTGGCGCACCGGATCGGCGGGCTCGAGAAGGCCGACCGCACCGGCGCGATCTCCTACGACGGCAAGAACCACGCCCGGATGACCAAGCTGCGCGGCGACAAGGTCGACGGGATCGAGGTGCCCGACCTCGAGATCCACGGCGAGGCCGACGCGGACCTGCTCGTGCTCGGCTGGGGCTCGTCCTACGGGACGATCCGGGCCGGCGCGCGGCGCGTGCGCGAGGGCGGCGGGCGCGTCGCGACGGCCCACCTGCGTCACCTGCGGCCGATGCCCGCCAACACCGGCGCGCTGCTGCGCACGTTCGAGCGCGTGCTGGTGCCGGAGATGAACAGCGGCCAGCTCGCCCACGAGCTGCGCGCCCGCTACCTCGTGAACGTCGAGAGCTACGGCAAGGTCGAGGGCCAGCCGTTGCTGCCCTCGGAGCTGGAGCAGGAGATATGGCAGCGCCTGAGCTGA
- a CDS encoding amidase has product MLNAVSLRAAFAARELSPVEVVDAFEELPEYGAFITLTLERAREEAKAAEAAYRDGTARPLEGLTLAVKDLFDTEGVRTTYGSSIFTGHVPNADAWAVRRAREAGAIVVGKTITHEFAWGITSINPHFPPCRNPHDPERVPGGSSGGSGVALGLGQAALALGTDTGGSIRIPASFCGVSGLKPTFGRISTGGVFPLARSLDHAGPMARTPGDVKLFYEALVGERGRTEPATRIAVCPDLHLRAPEPGIQRAFDTAVAALDAEVVEVRFDANPERLYPTYASIQNAEAALTHAPFFPAQRDAYGPDVAGRIEFAQRVTLAEYAEAIAERERIRSAFSHLFAIADLLITPISAVPPERIDAPTNQQFRDGVLPYTVPQDLAGLPACAVPVGFDDEGLPVGVQLTGAPWCEALVLATAEALFSATASARAESASAR; this is encoded by the coding sequence GTGCTGAACGCCGTATCGCTGCGCGCCGCCTTCGCCGCGCGGGAGCTGTCGCCGGTCGAGGTCGTGGACGCCTTCGAGGAGCTGCCGGAGTACGGCGCCTTCATCACGCTCACGCTCGAGCGCGCGCGGGAGGAGGCCAAGGCCGCGGAAGCCGCGTACCGGGACGGCACGGCGCGGCCGCTGGAGGGGCTGACGCTCGCCGTCAAGGACCTGTTCGACACCGAGGGCGTGCGGACCACGTACGGCTCGAGCATCTTCACCGGGCACGTGCCCAACGCCGACGCGTGGGCCGTGCGGCGGGCGCGGGAGGCCGGCGCGATCGTGGTCGGCAAGACGATCACGCACGAGTTCGCGTGGGGCATCACGTCGATCAACCCGCACTTCCCGCCGTGCCGCAACCCGCACGACCCCGAGCGCGTACCGGGCGGGTCCAGCGGCGGGTCGGGCGTGGCGCTCGGCCTCGGGCAGGCCGCGCTCGCGCTGGGCACGGACACCGGCGGCTCGATCCGCATCCCGGCGTCGTTCTGCGGCGTCTCGGGCCTGAAGCCGACGTTCGGCCGGATCAGCACGGGCGGCGTCTTCCCGCTCGCCCGCTCGCTCGACCACGCCGGGCCGATGGCACGCACGCCCGGCGACGTGAAGCTCTTCTACGAGGCGCTCGTCGGCGAGCGCGGGCGCACCGAGCCGGCCACGCGCATCGCGGTCTGCCCGGACCTGCACCTGCGTGCGCCCGAGCCGGGCATCCAGCGCGCGTTCGACACGGCCGTCGCCGCGCTGGACGCCGAGGTGGTCGAGGTGCGCTTCGACGCCAACCCGGAGCGCCTGTACCCAACGTACGCGAGCATCCAGAACGCCGAGGCGGCGCTCACCCACGCGCCGTTCTTCCCCGCGCAGCGCGACGCGTACGGCCCCGACGTCGCCGGCCGGATCGAGTTCGCGCAGCGCGTGACGCTCGCCGAGTACGCGGAGGCGATCGCCGAGCGCGAGCGCATCCGCAGCGCCTTCTCGCACCTGTTCGCGATCGCCGACCTGCTGATCACGCCGATCTCGGCCGTCCCGCCGGAGCGGATCGACGCGCCGACCAACCAGCAGTTCCGCGACGGCGTCCTGCCCTACACGGTGCCGCAGGACCTCGCCGGGCTGCCGGCGTGCGCGGTGCCCGTCGGCTTCGACGACGAGGGCCTGCCCGTCGGCGTGCAGCTCACCGGCGCGCCCTGGTGCGAGGCCCTCGTGCTCGCCACCGCCGAGGCGCTGTTCAGCGCGACAGCATCGGCGAGGGCGGAATCCGCGTCTGCCCGGTGA
- a CDS encoding MalY/PatB family protein, with product MDSQLVARGSEKWSKYPPDVLPAWVAEMDFPLAPPIREALHTAIDRGDLGYIGPTDGLLEAMRGFYARRLGWDVDTEQVALVADVMIGFKELLLVHTQPGDGVIINPPAYPPYFDDIPHVGRAVVEVPLGEDGAIDVDGLDRAFAAGARALLLCSPHNPTGRVYTRDELAAVDAVAAAHDAFVVVDEIHAPLTFTDFTPWQAVSGRGAVLTSASKAFNVPGLKLGFVVGEPATKLHPHLRYHAGYAGLVAAEAAFRDGDDWLDETIATIAANQRALPALLPAGVEVTYPAGASYLAWLRCTGLGDDPAAVFLERGRVALQPGLGFGAPGKGHVRLNVGTTPELLREAVRRMARALG from the coding sequence GTGGACAGTCAGCTAGTCGCTCGCGGCAGCGAGAAGTGGAGCAAGTACCCGCCGGACGTGCTGCCGGCGTGGGTGGCCGAGATGGACTTCCCGCTCGCGCCGCCGATCCGCGAGGCGCTGCACACCGCGATCGATCGCGGTGACCTCGGCTACATCGGCCCCACCGACGGCCTGCTGGAGGCGATGCGCGGCTTCTACGCGCGGCGGCTCGGGTGGGACGTCGACACCGAGCAGGTCGCGCTGGTCGCGGACGTGATGATCGGCTTCAAGGAGCTGCTGCTCGTCCACACGCAGCCGGGCGACGGCGTGATCATCAACCCGCCCGCGTACCCGCCGTACTTCGACGACATCCCGCACGTGGGCCGCGCGGTGGTCGAGGTGCCGCTCGGCGAGGACGGCGCCATCGACGTCGACGGGCTGGACCGCGCGTTCGCCGCGGGCGCCCGCGCGCTGCTGCTGTGCTCGCCGCACAACCCGACCGGCCGCGTCTACACGCGCGACGAGCTCGCAGCCGTCGACGCGGTCGCGGCGGCGCACGACGCGTTCGTGGTCGTCGACGAGATCCACGCGCCGCTGACGTTCACGGACTTCACGCCGTGGCAGGCGGTGTCCGGTCGCGGCGCCGTGCTGACGTCCGCGTCGAAGGCGTTCAACGTGCCCGGGCTCAAGCTCGGGTTCGTGGTCGGCGAGCCGGCGACGAAGCTGCACCCGCACCTGCGCTACCACGCGGGCTACGCCGGCCTCGTCGCGGCCGAGGCGGCCTTCCGCGACGGGGACGACTGGCTGGACGAGACGATCGCCACCATCGCCGCCAACCAGCGCGCGCTGCCTGCCCTGCTGCCTGCGGGCGTCGAGGTGACCTACCCCGCGGGGGCGTCCTACCTCGCCTGGCTCCGCTGCACCGGCCTCGGCGACGACCCCGCCGCAGTCTTCCTCGAGCGCGGCCGCGTGGCGTTGCAGCCCGGGCTCGGCTTCGGCGCACCCGGCAAGGGCCACGTGCGCCTCAACGTGGGGACCACGCCCGAGCTGCTGCGCGAAGCCGTCAGGCGGATGGCGCGGGCGCTGGGCTGA
- a CDS encoding M36 family metallopeptidase: protein MPRGLVPALTTAAVLAVPAAAAAQEPRDIARDYLKQNAAQFGVTAADVADTTITSQYVTAGTGVTHVNLNQRYNGLDVAGGHVTVNVGADKQVKYAAGRLLKVAPAASTTATLSVTGAVESAADELGLDEPERLSVVARRGAETTLTDGGISSAPIGAKQVFHPVGDELRLAYQVTIDDATDAHLWFVTIDARTGEELARDDWTDHDDLDELESRLGREEAPAAPKAGAFQSAFSLASPNPVNDGSAYRVIAWPAESPNDAVRSLVGNPADSLASPFGWHDVNGAAGADFSTTQGNNVHAYLDQDANNAPDFDSSPRGGAALRFDFAADLTEHAQNYRNAAVTNLFYSNNMMHDVLHRFGFDEVAGNFQANNYNRGGGEGDYVRAEAQDGNGTNNANFGTPAQDGGTPRMQMYVWPGSTTTFGQPNVLTIKGKDGPSFGAGWSRFTPAPTKAGLANQTLVYGGNGCNDAAFPSSRPAKKWIAVVDGGTTACSYLQRVLVAQALGATAVVVAHDAAGNPPVLTGSMIDEAPVIPAVAVTQADGTAIKALIAAGPAPKATLAKSPTHPGIRDGDLENGIILHEYGHGVSNRLTGGPGINCLGGNEQAGEGWSDFLALSLLMDPTKDDPNGPRGMGPYALFQPDRQGAGIRPRPYSRNMEIQPFTYDSIKTGGWLGGATLALPHGLGHGWASVLYDVTWDLVDKYGFNPNLYGSWNSGGNLRAIQYVIDGLKFQGCNPGLVAARSAIIAAAEVRSGGADTCTLWASFARRGLGYSAVQGTTDRNDNAEAFDTHPSCVRTLQSPTLPEPQLNEVTAGDRVQLRFTADGYRELDVLTKGSPYSRQVDCTTLQTVTPGQTAITPRPLPIPALGELRVNDRGMFVFPWRTDAAWAGTCRELVATERTGKQYRAYYRFT from the coding sequence ATGCCACGCGGGCTCGTGCCCGCGTTGACCACCGCTGCCGTGCTGGCGGTGCCGGCCGCGGCGGCCGCGCAGGAGCCGCGCGACATCGCGCGCGACTACCTCAAGCAAAACGCGGCGCAGTTCGGCGTGACGGCGGCGGACGTCGCCGACACCACCATCACCAGCCAGTACGTGACGGCCGGCACCGGCGTCACGCACGTCAACCTCAACCAGCGCTACAACGGCCTGGACGTCGCCGGCGGGCACGTCACGGTCAACGTCGGCGCCGACAAGCAGGTCAAGTACGCGGCCGGCCGCCTGCTCAAGGTCGCGCCCGCCGCCTCCACGACGGCGACGCTGTCCGTCACCGGCGCGGTCGAGTCCGCGGCCGACGAGCTCGGGTTGGACGAGCCCGAGCGCCTGAGCGTCGTCGCGCGCAGGGGCGCGGAGACGACGCTGACCGACGGCGGCATCTCGTCGGCGCCGATCGGCGCCAAGCAGGTCTTCCACCCGGTCGGCGATGAGCTGCGGCTCGCCTACCAGGTGACGATCGACGACGCGACCGACGCGCACCTGTGGTTCGTCACGATCGACGCGCGCACGGGCGAGGAGCTCGCCCGCGACGACTGGACCGACCACGACGACCTCGACGAGCTCGAATCGCGGCTCGGTCGCGAGGAGGCGCCGGCGGCGCCGAAAGCAGGCGCGTTCCAGTCGGCGTTCTCGCTGGCCTCGCCGAACCCGGTCAACGACGGCTCCGCCTACCGGGTGATCGCGTGGCCGGCGGAGAGCCCGAACGACGCCGTACGCTCGCTCGTCGGCAACCCGGCGGACTCGCTCGCCTCGCCGTTCGGCTGGCACGACGTCAACGGCGCGGCCGGCGCGGACTTCTCCACCACGCAGGGCAACAACGTCCACGCCTATCTCGACCAGGACGCCAACAACGCGCCGGACTTCGACTCGAGCCCGCGCGGTGGTGCAGCGCTGCGGTTCGACTTCGCCGCGGACCTGACCGAGCACGCGCAGAACTACCGCAACGCGGCGGTGACGAACCTCTTCTACTCGAACAACATGATGCATGACGTCCTGCATCGCTTCGGGTTCGACGAGGTCGCCGGCAACTTTCAGGCCAACAACTACAACCGGGGTGGCGGCGAGGGCGACTACGTGCGCGCCGAGGCCCAGGACGGCAACGGCACCAACAACGCCAACTTCGGCACGCCCGCGCAGGACGGCGGCACACCCCGGATGCAGATGTACGTCTGGCCGGGCTCGACGACGACGTTCGGCCAGCCCAATGTGCTCACCATCAAGGGCAAGGACGGGCCGTCGTTCGGCGCCGGCTGGTCACGCTTCACGCCCGCCCCGACCAAGGCCGGGCTCGCCAACCAGACGCTGGTCTACGGCGGCAACGGCTGCAACGACGCGGCCTTCCCGAGCTCACGGCCCGCGAAGAAGTGGATCGCCGTCGTCGACGGCGGCACCACCGCCTGCTCCTACCTGCAGCGCGTGCTCGTCGCCCAGGCGCTGGGCGCGACCGCGGTCGTCGTCGCCCACGACGCGGCCGGCAATCCGCCGGTGCTCACCGGGTCGATGATCGACGAGGCGCCGGTGATCCCGGCCGTGGCGGTCACCCAGGCCGACGGCACCGCGATCAAGGCGCTGATCGCCGCCGGGCCGGCTCCGAAGGCGACGCTCGCCAAGAGCCCGACCCATCCGGGCATCCGCGACGGCGACCTCGAGAACGGGATCATCCTGCACGAGTACGGGCACGGCGTGTCCAACCGCCTCACGGGCGGCCCGGGCATCAACTGCCTCGGCGGCAACGAGCAGGCGGGCGAGGGCTGGAGCGACTTCCTCGCGCTGTCGCTGCTGATGGACCCGACCAAGGACGACCCGAACGGCCCGCGCGGCATGGGGCCGTACGCGCTGTTCCAGCCTGACCGCCAGGGCGCCGGGATCCGTCCGCGGCCGTACAGCCGCAACATGGAGATCCAGCCGTTCACGTACGACTCGATCAAGACCGGCGGCTGGCTCGGCGGCGCGACCCTCGCGCTCCCGCACGGCCTCGGCCACGGCTGGGCGTCGGTGCTCTACGACGTGACCTGGGACCTGGTCGACAAGTACGGGTTCAACCCGAACCTGTACGGCTCGTGGAACAGCGGCGGCAACCTGCGGGCGATCCAGTACGTGATCGACGGCCTCAAGTTCCAGGGCTGCAACCCGGGCCTGGTGGCCGCGCGGTCGGCGATCATCGCCGCCGCCGAGGTGCGCAGCGGCGGCGCGGACACGTGCACGCTGTGGGCGTCCTTCGCGCGCCGCGGCCTTGGCTACAGCGCCGTCCAGGGCACGACCGACCGCAACGACAACGCGGAGGCGTTCGACACGCATCCGAGCTGCGTGCGGACGCTGCAGTCGCCGACGTTGCCGGAGCCGCAGCTCAACGAGGTGACGGCCGGCGACCGGGTGCAGCTGCGGTTCACCGCGGACGGCTACCGCGAGCTCGACGTGCTCACCAAAGGCTCGCCGTACTCACGCCAGGTCGACTGCACGACGCTGCAGACCGTGACGCCGGGCCAGACGGCGATCACACCGCGCCCGCTGCCGATCCCGGCGCTCGGTGAGCTGCGCGTCAACGACCGCGGGATGTTCGTCTTCCCGTGGCGGACGGACGCGGCGTGGGCCGGCACCTGCCGTGAGCTCGTGGCGACCGAGCGCACCGGCAAGCAGTACCGCGCGTACTACCGCTTCACCTAG